A window of the Macrobrachium rosenbergii isolate ZJJX-2024 chromosome 43, ASM4041242v1, whole genome shotgun sequence genome harbors these coding sequences:
- the LOC136828513 gene encoding mite group 2 allergen Gly d 2.02-like: MQRFLLILLGIAACAMATPFQDCGSKGTDVAFEVEGCSAPPCILQRGHTYVVTIQYTSSVDTDTLTIGASASIGGFEIPWPGIDTDACKQLEGTDNPCPIKTGTPVDWQFPAEVLPEYPKIQTTATFKLVDSNGEYQFCAKVPAVIV, translated from the exons ATGCAACGGTTCCTACTTATCCTTCTCGGCATCGCCGCCTGCGCCATGGCTACTCCTTTCCAGGACTGCG GGTCCAAGGGAACAGATGTGGCGTTCGAAGTTGAAGGCTGCTCAGCGCCTCCATGCATCCTGCAGAGGGGCCACACTTACGTGGTCACCATCCAGTACACCTCAA GCGTCGACACCGATACACTGACGATTGGTGCATCGGCTTCCATTGGTGGCTTCGAAATCCCATGGCCTGGCATCGATACAGACGCTTGCAAGCAGCTCGAAGGAACCGACAACCCCTGTCCCATTAAAACTGGAACCCCTGTCGACTGGCAGTTCCCAGCAGAAGTTTTGCCCGAGTATCCGAAG ATCCAAACAACGGCAACCTTCAAGCTGGTCGATTCCAACGGAGAATATCAATTCTGCGCCAAGGTGCCGGCTGTGATCGTGTAA